In Thermococcus sp. JdF3, a genomic segment contains:
- a CDS encoding ATP-binding protein: MLFSVEPKTSIDEVFGRKAEFLEFTDRLKNGRRLFVITGPRRIGKTTFLYAILNELNHREGIPYIIIDAREVASINMRNPQRVIAEELTTLSMGKLSRAISRFEGISVRGYGVRLRRDEKSLPEVLRELNESHEKLVIAFDEAQYLRFAHSDFTMLLAWIYDTLRNITIVLTGSQVGVLEKFLRFGDYRAPLYGRYHVRIRLPRFNPSESLGFLERGFEEYGISLSSRELLSAVRALDGVPGWLTHYGAYRVDGSSHWDAIEAVLEEAKGYIEAEFRELDELSPRYRAVMEVVATITAVQERARRKDIVNALKLREGREIDGKEIRKYLRNLVDYGFLEHTGYGEYYIPDPVIKRVFQR; this comes from the coding sequence GTGTTGTTCAGTGTAGAGCCTAAAACGTCCATTGATGAGGTGTTCGGTAGGAAGGCCGAGTTCTTGGAGTTCACGGACAGGCTCAAAAACGGGAGGAGGCTCTTCGTAATCACCGGGCCGAGGAGAATCGGGAAGACTACGTTTCTCTACGCAATCCTGAATGAGCTGAATCATAGGGAGGGGATTCCATACATCATCATTGATGCAAGGGAGGTTGCCTCCATAAACATGAGAAACCCCCAGAGAGTAATCGCCGAGGAGCTTACTACTCTATCCATGGGAAAGCTATCAAGGGCAATCTCACGGTTTGAGGGGATAAGCGTTAGGGGTTATGGAGTCAGGCTCAGAAGAGACGAGAAAAGCCTCCCAGAGGTTCTCAGGGAGCTCAATGAGAGCCACGAGAAGCTGGTGATAGCCTTTGACGAAGCTCAGTATCTGCGCTTCGCACACAGCGACTTTACAATGCTCCTCGCGTGGATCTACGACACTCTAAGGAACATCACAATAGTTCTTACTGGCTCGCAGGTAGGAGTGCTTGAGAAGTTCCTTAGGTTTGGTGACTATAGAGCCCCCCTTTACGGCAGGTATCATGTCAGGATACGACTTCCAAGGTTCAACCCATCGGAGAGCCTTGGGTTCCTTGAAAGGGGTTTTGAGGAGTATGGAATAAGTCTTTCTTCAAGGGAGCTCCTTTCCGCTGTGAGGGCTCTCGATGGTGTCCCTGGCTGGCTGACCCACTACGGGGCTTACAGGGTCGATGGAAGCTCACACTGGGATGCGATAGAGGCCGTTCTGGAGGAAGCCAAGGGGTACATCGAGGCAGAATTCAGGGAGCTTGACGAGCTCAGTCCAAGGTACCGCGCTGTTATGGAAGTGGTGGCAACCATAACAGCCGTGCAGGAAAGAGCCAGGAGAAAGGACATAGTAAACGCCCTCAAGCTCAGGGAGGGCCGGGAGATAGACGGCAAGGAGATAAGGAAGTACCTGAGAAACCTCGTCGATTACGGCTTCCTTGAGCATACCGGCTACGGGGAGTACTACATTCCCGACCCAGTCATAAAGAGGGTTTTCCAGAGGTAG
- the coaBC gene encoding bifunctional phosphopantothenoylcysteine decarboxylase/phosphopantothenate--cysteine ligase CoaBC gives MLHHVKLIHATKSRKLVGKKIVLAIPGSIAAVECVKLARELIRHGAEVHAVMSENATKIVHPYAMEFATGNPVVTEITGFIEHVELAGDHENKADLILVCPATANTIGKIACGIDDTPVTTVVTTAFAHTPIMIAPAMHSSMYEHPIVVENIEKLKRLGVEFIGPRFEEGKAKVATTDEIVYRVIRKLHPKSLEGKRVLVTAGATREYIDPIRYITNASSGKMGVAIAEEADFRGAEVTLIRTKGSVPSFVENQIEVETVEEMLRAIERELKAKKYDIVVLAAAVSDFRVKDKAETKIKSGKELTLELEPTPKIIDRVKELQPDVFLVGFKAETGLSEDELISAARKQIDRAGSDLVVANTLKAFGSDENEVLLITRNAVKKLPRMGKRELAEKLWDEIASILHR, from the coding sequence ATGCTTCACCACGTTAAGCTTATCCATGCCACGAAAAGCAGAAAGCTCGTCGGAAAGAAAATCGTTCTCGCGATTCCAGGGAGTATAGCGGCCGTCGAGTGCGTTAAGCTTGCGAGGGAGCTGATACGGCACGGCGCTGAGGTTCACGCGGTCATGAGTGAGAACGCGACCAAAATAGTTCACCCCTACGCGATGGAGTTCGCCACCGGCAATCCAGTCGTTACCGAAATCACCGGCTTCATAGAGCACGTTGAACTCGCGGGAGACCACGAGAACAAGGCCGACCTGATCCTCGTCTGTCCTGCAACCGCCAACACCATCGGCAAAATCGCCTGCGGCATAGACGACACGCCCGTTACAACCGTTGTAACCACCGCTTTTGCTCACACGCCGATAATGATAGCCCCAGCGATGCACTCCAGCATGTACGAGCACCCGATAGTTGTGGAGAACATCGAGAAGCTCAAGAGGCTTGGCGTCGAGTTCATAGGGCCCCGCTTCGAGGAGGGCAAGGCGAAAGTGGCCACAACGGACGAGATAGTCTACCGCGTCATCAGAAAGCTCCACCCCAAGAGTCTCGAGGGGAAGCGCGTTCTGGTCACGGCGGGAGCGACGAGGGAGTACATAGACCCGATCCGCTACATAACCAACGCGAGTTCCGGAAAGATGGGCGTGGCCATAGCTGAAGAGGCCGACTTCAGGGGGGCGGAGGTAACGCTGATAAGGACAAAGGGGAGCGTCCCCAGCTTCGTGGAAAACCAGATCGAGGTGGAAACGGTAGAGGAGATGCTCCGGGCGATAGAGCGTGAGCTGAAAGCAAAGAAATATGACATCGTCGTCCTGGCGGCGGCTGTCAGCGACTTCAGGGTCAAAGATAAGGCGGAGACCAAGATAAAGAGTGGCAAAGAGCTAACCCTTGAACTCGAGCCGACGCCGAAGATAATAGACCGCGTCAAGGAGCTTCAGCCGGACGTTTTCCTCGTTGGCTTCAAGGCCGAGACGGGCCTCAGCGAGGATGAGCTCATCAGCGCCGCAAGGAAGCAGATTGACAGGGCCGGGAGCGATCTGGTCGTGGCCAACACCCTCAAAGCCTTCGGGAGCGACGAGAACGAGGTTCTGCTAATTACCCGCAATGCTGTAAAGAAGCTCCCCCGGATGGGCAAGAGGGAGCTGGCAGAAAAGCTCTGGGACGAAATAGCTTCTATTCTTCACCGATGA
- a CDS encoding peptidase M54 — protein MEFIAFTYVGNFISDGLIKEVVFDVFDGANRFFEENSLPLRFLYVGKLKLEPGYLIDIYTPEGKIRAYPLEVLTEVLHARLLNEIEGRSDIRMNKIFALTTFPLVSRNPYLDFFEKFMGIHKTHGELRVMVLSMNPFEPPELSRLFGGSDEGEKTRLWAGLEIFKTRLLKGILHEIGHSFGLEHCPNNCVMNSPSSMDEWDSITIGYCDSCFISLKRAVEWSGFTLENR, from the coding sequence ATGGAGTTCATAGCCTTCACATACGTCGGCAACTTCATAAGTGATGGCCTGATAAAAGAAGTTGTCTTTGACGTATTCGACGGGGCTAACAGATTCTTTGAGGAGAACAGTCTTCCCCTGAGGTTTCTCTACGTTGGAAAGCTCAAGCTCGAGCCGGGTTATCTGATAGACATATACACCCCCGAAGGGAAAATCCGCGCCTATCCCCTCGAGGTTCTTACGGAGGTTCTCCACGCCCGGCTGCTCAACGAAATAGAGGGCAGGTCGGACATCAGGATGAACAAAATATTTGCCCTAACCACGTTTCCCCTCGTTTCTCGCAACCCATACCTGGACTTCTTCGAGAAGTTCATGGGAATCCACAAAACCCACGGCGAGCTCAGGGTAATGGTTCTATCCATGAATCCCTTTGAACCCCCTGAACTCTCACGGCTATTTGGAGGTTCCGATGAAGGGGAGAAAACCCGTCTGTGGGCGGGGCTGGAAATCTTTAAAACCCGCCTTCTCAAGGGTATCCTTCACGAGATTGGCCACAGCTTTGGCCTTGAGCACTGTCCCAACAACTGCGTCATGAACTCTCCGTCCAGTATGGACGAGTGGGACTCCATCACGATCGGTTACTGCGACTCCTGTTTTATCAGCCTTAAGCGGGCCGTCGAGTGGTCCGGCTTCACCCTTGAGAACAGATAG
- a CDS encoding TldD/PmbA family protein → MFDVNEFILKKAKELGFGDVVVLGYETNRRQVRFANNEITVAKNWHERKVELFVELEKRVAGTSITELSDDNIERTLKTLLSNMKGMAPKEDYYGIAEGPFEYRDIPETFDRAIVELDEPNEYVERAINAALEEGAKRVAGVLYTDHNKLYLTTSNGVEAFDEGTGIEISVRAFIGDLESGHGTNSVRVLKKFDPESAGRKAGEIARLAQNPEQGPEGRFDVIFDPLAFANLLSYMSFMTSAYAAEAGFSFLVSKLGQRVASEIVTIKDVGNMPNGYGTRKFDDEGVPTRETTIIEGGAFKTFLLNTSMARKYGTETTANAGLIMPHAWNIVLEPGDYTREELFSEVKKGIYITNVWYTRFQNYVTGDFSTIPRDGIFLVENGELKPIRNIRVSDNFQRILEGIKALGKESHHIHWWEVDTPVSTPYVLVEDVGITRATK, encoded by the coding sequence ATGTTCGACGTTAATGAGTTCATCCTTAAAAAGGCCAAAGAGCTGGGCTTCGGCGACGTCGTAGTTCTGGGTTATGAGACCAACCGCAGACAGGTTCGCTTCGCCAACAACGAGATAACCGTCGCCAAGAACTGGCACGAGAGGAAGGTGGAGCTGTTCGTTGAGCTTGAGAAGCGCGTTGCCGGAACGAGCATCACCGAGCTGAGCGATGATAACATAGAGAGAACCTTGAAAACGCTCCTGAGCAACATGAAGGGCATGGCCCCCAAGGAGGACTACTACGGCATCGCCGAGGGGCCCTTCGAGTACAGGGACATTCCGGAGACCTTCGATAGGGCCATAGTTGAGCTCGACGAGCCGAACGAGTACGTCGAGAGGGCCATAAACGCCGCCCTTGAGGAGGGAGCTAAGAGGGTGGCGGGCGTTCTCTACACCGACCACAACAAGCTCTACTTAACCACGAGTAACGGAGTGGAAGCCTTCGACGAGGGAACGGGGATAGAGATAAGCGTTCGCGCCTTCATCGGAGACCTTGAGAGCGGCCACGGAACAAACTCGGTTCGCGTTCTCAAGAAGTTCGACCCCGAGAGCGCCGGAAGGAAGGCCGGTGAGATAGCTCGCCTCGCTCAGAACCCGGAGCAGGGACCGGAGGGAAGGTTCGACGTCATTTTTGATCCATTGGCCTTTGCAAACCTGCTGAGCTACATGAGCTTCATGACCTCAGCCTACGCCGCGGAGGCGGGCTTCTCCTTCCTGGTGAGTAAGCTCGGCCAGAGGGTCGCGAGCGAAATAGTCACCATTAAAGACGTCGGAAACATGCCCAACGGCTACGGAACCAGGAAGTTCGATGACGAAGGAGTGCCTACGAGGGAAACGACCATCATCGAGGGAGGAGCCTTCAAGACGTTCCTGCTCAACACGAGCATGGCCAGGAAGTACGGAACGGAAACAACCGCGAACGCCGGCCTGATAATGCCCCACGCGTGGAACATCGTCCTTGAGCCGGGCGACTACACCAGAGAGGAGCTCTTCAGTGAGGTCAAAAAGGGCATATACATCACCAACGTCTGGTACACCCGCTTCCAGAACTACGTGACCGGTGACTTTTCCACGATACCGCGTGACGGCATCTTCCTCGTCGAGAATGGCGAACTGAAGCCCATAAGGAACATCCGCGTCAGCGACAACTTCCAGAGGATCCTTGAGGGCATCAAGGCCCTCGGAAAGGAGAGCCACCACATCCACTGGTGGGAAGTTGACACGCCGGTTTCGACGCCCTACGTCCTCGTGGAAGACGTCGGCATAACGAGGGCGACGAAGTGA
- a CDS encoding DUF6062 family protein, which produces MDLIGMYLRDAMGDGCPVCRILRKYEESEIETILYEHVNDPGVREKFRESLGLCTHHAWKTLREAYSDPLLGPLGVAIIYLSILSEYVASLERGRIPEEGECFLCRLVEEKETSTVEAFAERIEELLPEYRNSESILCRRHYEMLVSTLQRTNPQAARRLESLQLEKLRVLERRLGSFIDKFDYRAREKPTKEEISSLPLAIEALKGLETGVTVRKRGKGKGRRGFPWR; this is translated from the coding sequence ATGGACCTCATTGGCATGTATCTCCGAGATGCGATGGGAGACGGCTGTCCCGTCTGTAGAATACTCCGCAAATACGAGGAGTCTGAGATAGAGACGATCCTCTACGAACACGTGAACGATCCGGGGGTGCGGGAGAAGTTCAGGGAGAGCCTAGGCCTCTGCACCCATCACGCATGGAAGACCCTCAGGGAGGCCTACTCCGACCCCCTCCTCGGGCCGCTGGGAGTGGCCATCATCTACCTGAGCATTCTCTCCGAGTACGTGGCATCGCTGGAAAGGGGCCGTATCCCCGAGGAGGGGGAATGCTTCCTCTGCCGGCTGGTGGAGGAGAAAGAGACCAGCACTGTGGAAGCTTTTGCGGAGAGGATTGAGGAGCTTCTCCCGGAGTACCGGAACTCCGAATCCATACTGTGCAGGAGACACTATGAGATGCTGGTGTCAACCCTCCAACGGACGAACCCCCAGGCGGCCAGGAGGCTTGAAAGCCTCCAGCTGGAAAAGCTACGGGTTCTGGAGAGGCGCCTCGGGTCATTCATAGATAAATTCGACTACCGTGCCAGGGAGAAACCCACGAAAGAGGAGATATCATCACTGCCCCTTGCGATAGAAGCTCTGAAGGGTCTCGAAACTGGAGTAACGGTTAGAAAGAGGGGGAAAGGAAAAGGTCGGAGGGGCTTTCCGTGGAGATAG
- a CDS encoding TldD/PmbA family protein, whose amino-acid sequence MDVLEFAVEKALELGASYAEARFEEKNGTSLAMKNGNPEGLQVLADRGIGVRVLVDGGMGFASTNVLTRESVSEAVRKAVKLARAASKVRNEPIRFSDEDFHRVSYKVKMKKDFRDVSPEEKLELLKKIEEEVKATGVNVPMRYLMYSDQLWKKEILTSEGAHVKSKIPRVSVTYNLVVFENGQMEQAPFVQRAFSGGLEIIERDEPWKWAVKDVQALKKLIYEGQKAPEGKVDLVISPEVAGIAVHESVGHPYEADRIFGREAAQAGESFVKPDMLGERIGSEVVTVIDDPTIPNSWGFYLYDDEGVKARPRYLIREGIITEFLTNREYAHKLGQRSNASARAINYNREPIVRMANTYLAPGDYSFEELIEDVKLGVYMVSFNEWNIDDRRYQQRYIGREAYLIENGEIKHPVKRPILEITTRALWSSVDAVGKDVEMFPGTCGKGEPGQGVPVWMGGAHARLRDIPLRRP is encoded by the coding sequence ATGGATGTTTTAGAGTTCGCGGTTGAGAAGGCCCTCGAACTCGGCGCTTCCTACGCGGAGGCGAGGTTCGAGGAGAAGAACGGCACCTCCCTGGCAATGAAGAACGGCAACCCCGAAGGCCTTCAAGTACTCGCGGACAGGGGGATCGGCGTAAGGGTTCTCGTGGATGGAGGAATGGGCTTTGCCAGTACAAACGTCCTCACGAGGGAGAGCGTGAGCGAAGCAGTCAGGAAGGCCGTCAAGCTGGCCAGGGCGGCATCAAAGGTGAGAAACGAGCCAATAAGGTTCAGCGATGAGGACTTCCACCGCGTTTCCTACAAGGTCAAGATGAAGAAGGACTTCCGCGACGTTTCGCCGGAGGAGAAGCTCGAGCTTCTGAAGAAAATCGAGGAGGAAGTCAAAGCCACCGGCGTGAACGTGCCCATGCGCTACCTCATGTATTCTGACCAGCTCTGGAAAAAGGAGATACTGACCAGCGAAGGGGCCCACGTGAAGAGCAAAATCCCGCGCGTTTCGGTGACCTACAACCTCGTCGTCTTCGAGAACGGCCAGATGGAGCAGGCCCCCTTCGTCCAGAGGGCATTCTCTGGCGGTCTGGAGATCATCGAGAGGGACGAGCCCTGGAAGTGGGCGGTGAAGGACGTTCAGGCCCTCAAGAAGCTGATTTATGAAGGTCAGAAGGCACCCGAAGGTAAGGTTGACCTGGTCATAAGCCCAGAAGTGGCGGGCATAGCCGTCCACGAGAGCGTTGGGCACCCCTACGAGGCCGACAGGATATTCGGAAGGGAAGCCGCCCAGGCGGGAGAGAGCTTCGTCAAGCCCGACATGCTCGGCGAGAGGATTGGAAGCGAGGTCGTCACGGTCATAGACGACCCGACGATACCGAACAGCTGGGGCTTCTACCTCTACGACGACGAGGGTGTCAAAGCCCGTCCAAGGTACCTCATCAGGGAGGGAATCATCACCGAGTTCCTCACCAACAGAGAATATGCCCACAAGCTCGGCCAGCGCTCCAACGCCTCCGCGAGGGCGATAAACTACAACCGCGAGCCGATTGTGAGGATGGCCAACACCTACCTCGCGCCCGGTGATTACTCCTTCGAGGAGCTGATCGAGGACGTCAAGCTCGGCGTTTACATGGTGTCCTTCAACGAGTGGAACATCGACGATAGAAGATACCAGCAGAGGTACATCGGAAGGGAGGCCTACCTAATCGAGAACGGCGAGATCAAGCACCCGGTCAAGAGGCCAATCCTTGAGATAACCACAAGGGCCCTGTGGAGCAGCGTCGATGCCGTTGGAAAGGATGTCGAGATGTTCCCGGGAACCTGTGGAAAGGGTGAACCGGGACAGGGTGTCCCCGTCTGGATGGGTGGAGCGCACGCGAGGCTCAGGGATATACCGCTGAGGAGGCCGTGA
- the crcB gene encoding fluoride efflux transporter CrcB, whose translation MNFRIVTAIMLGGALGALARFYISGILPVYREFPVGTLMVNSIASLILGYLYGLLFWGIDVPADWRAFFGTGFCGALSTFSTFSYETFSLLREREYLIAGLNIAANVIITITLVFAGFLLARR comes from the coding sequence GTGAACTTCAGAATAGTAACCGCGATAATGCTGGGCGGCGCCCTCGGTGCGCTGGCAAGGTTCTACATTTCGGGAATCCTGCCGGTTTACAGGGAGTTTCCCGTCGGAACGCTCATGGTCAACAGCATAGCCAGCCTGATCCTTGGTTACCTCTACGGCCTGCTCTTCTGGGGCATAGACGTCCCCGCCGACTGGAGGGCGTTCTTCGGAACGGGCTTCTGCGGTGCTCTGAGTACGTTTTCCACCTTCTCCTACGAGACGTTCTCGCTCCTCCGTGAGAGGGAGTACCTTATAGCGGGCCTCAACATCGCGGCAAACGTTATAATAACCATCACTCTAGTATTCGCGGGCTTTCTGCTGGCCCGGAGGTGA
- a CDS encoding aspartate/glutamate racemase family protein, with the protein MKKIGIIGGTSPEATCYYYKKYLEISREKFEPYVFPELIIYSINFKEFIHNPNGWEGRKEILIKAAKALERAGAEIISLSANTPHIVFPDVQKAINVPMVSIIDALIEEMKRRGVRRVLLLGTKTTMTADFYKNALREAGFEVTTPSEGEMDELNRIITEELMFEDFRSRYWVIDLINRYIEKEGIEGVILGCTELPLIVKPGDVKAEVFDTVEIHMRKLIEVASE; encoded by the coding sequence ATGAAGAAAATAGGGATAATAGGCGGAACCAGCCCGGAGGCGACGTGTTATTACTACAAAAAATACCTGGAGATAAGCAGGGAGAAGTTCGAGCCCTACGTCTTTCCCGAGCTCATAATCTACTCGATAAACTTCAAGGAGTTCATTCACAACCCGAACGGCTGGGAGGGGAGGAAGGAGATACTCATCAAGGCTGCCAAGGCCCTTGAGAGGGCGGGGGCGGAGATAATATCGCTCTCGGCCAACACTCCCCACATAGTCTTTCCGGACGTTCAGAAAGCAATCAACGTCCCGATGGTGAGCATAATAGATGCGCTCATCGAAGAAATGAAGAGGAGGGGCGTTAGAAGGGTCCTCCTCCTCGGAACGAAGACGACAATGACGGCCGACTTCTACAAGAACGCCCTCCGCGAGGCCGGTTTCGAGGTCACCACGCCGAGCGAGGGGGAGATGGACGAGCTGAACAGGATAATCACGGAGGAGCTGATGTTCGAGGACTTCAGGAGCAGGTACTGGGTGATTGACCTCATCAACCGCTACATAGAAAAGGAAGGCATCGAAGGCGTCATCCTCGGCTGCACCGAGCTCCCGCTGATAGTGAAACCGGGTGATGTAAAGGCTGAGGTCTTCGACACCGTCGAGATCCACATGAGGAAGCTCATCGAAGTGGCGAGCGAGTGA
- a CDS encoding DUF190 domain-containing protein — MVEVEHWNTLRLRIYIGENDRFEGKPLYKAIVEKLRGMGIAGATVYRGIYGFGKKSRVHSADVMRLSTDLPIVIEVVDRGYKIEKAINEVKPMIRDGMITVEPTIVLWVGTSEEVRRFEEDAVSH; from the coding sequence ATGGTCGAAGTCGAGCACTGGAACACCCTCCGCCTTCGCATCTACATAGGCGAGAACGACCGCTTTGAGGGAAAGCCACTCTACAAGGCGATAGTGGAGAAGCTCCGCGGGATGGGTATCGCGGGGGCAACCGTTTACCGCGGCATCTACGGCTTTGGTAAGAAGAGCCGCGTTCACTCCGCGGACGTTATGAGGCTCTCAACCGACCTGCCCATCGTAATCGAGGTCGTTGACAGGGGGTACAAGATCGAGAAGGCCATAAACGAGGTAAAGCCCATGATAAGGGATGGTATGATAACGGTTGAGCCCACCATAGTCTTGTGGGTGGGGACGTCTGAGGAAGTGAGGAGGTTCGAGGAGGATGCTGTCAGTCATTAA
- a CDS encoding MazG nucleotide pyrophosphohydrolase domain-containing protein, translating to MEIREFQEMIKEIYFHKDSKRGVERTFLWFVEEVGELSEAIRKNDREAMEEEFADVLAWLASLATLLGVDLEEAAKKKYPGVCPYCGKKPCECEEK from the coding sequence ATGGAGATCCGCGAGTTTCAGGAGATGATTAAGGAAATTTACTTCCACAAGGACTCGAAGAGGGGAGTGGAGAGAACATTCCTCTGGTTCGTTGAGGAGGTCGGCGAGCTGAGCGAGGCGATAAGGAAAAACGACCGCGAGGCTATGGAGGAGGAATTCGCCGACGTTCTGGCCTGGCTCGCGAGCCTGGCAACCCTGCTCGGCGTTGATTTGGAAGAGGCGGCCAAGAAGAAGTATCCGGGTGTCTGCCCCTACTGCGGAAAAAAGCCGTGCGAGTGCGAGGAGAAGTAA
- a CDS encoding mechanosensitive ion channel family protein, producing MVAFDEPLPYIGVTPFQLVSALIILVVGYLVAKILVSLFKKSMKKTKLPPLVVEFLGRFLAILLYVVVIIVALGAVGISVSPLILGLSAVIGLILGFGLQDTLTNLAAGVWIAALRPIDLGEVVEVSGQVGKVSGIGLMSTELMTPDNRVITIPNKLVWGSIIVNYTRMPTRRVDVDIGVAYGTDLDRAIKLAMDLMKGHPKVLDDPEPSVVITALADSSINLQLRAWAKTDDYWDVKGDLTKGIYELYTKEGIEIPFPQLDVHLRNE from the coding sequence ATGGTTGCCTTCGATGAGCCCCTACCGTACATAGGGGTGACACCGTTCCAGCTGGTGTCGGCGCTGATAATACTCGTCGTCGGCTATCTGGTGGCAAAAATACTGGTATCCCTCTTCAAGAAAAGTATGAAAAAAACCAAGCTCCCGCCGCTCGTCGTCGAGTTCCTCGGCAGGTTCCTGGCCATACTGCTCTACGTGGTCGTCATAATAGTGGCCCTTGGGGCCGTTGGCATCTCCGTTTCCCCGCTGATACTCGGCCTTTCGGCAGTCATAGGCCTTATTCTGGGCTTCGGCCTGCAGGATACCCTCACCAACCTCGCAGCGGGCGTGTGGATAGCGGCCCTCAGGCCGATAGACCTCGGTGAGGTCGTCGAGGTTTCGGGCCAGGTTGGGAAGGTCAGCGGAATCGGCCTGATGAGCACCGAGCTGATGACCCCGGACAACAGGGTCATAACCATACCCAACAAGCTGGTCTGGGGAAGCATAATAGTGAACTACACGAGGATGCCGACGAGGAGGGTCGATGTGGACATAGGCGTTGCCTACGGCACGGATCTCGACAGGGCAATAAAGCTCGCGATGGACCTGATGAAGGGCCACCCCAAGGTCCTCGACGACCCTGAGCCGAGCGTCGTGATAACCGCCCTCGCGGACTCATCGATAAACCTCCAGCTGAGGGCCTGGGCGAAGACGGACGACTACTGGGACGTCAAGGGAGACCTCACCAAGGGTATCTACGAACTCTACACGAAGGAGGGCATCGAAATTCCGTTCCCGCAGCTCGACGTCCACCTGAGGAACGAATGA
- a CDS encoding sodium:proton antiporter, with product MPGIPSFEFGIETIALASLVVLLSGILAMLISRKTKFPYTPLLVLLGVLVGPVLSLILPHTARVLFYYVRAFGLFLVLFAAGFDLKLHVLRRHKLVITLLDTAGLLGTALLAGWFFSWAFHVPLSVGFLFGAIVSGTDPATLIPLFREHEVPEDVETIIISESIFNGPLAIILTMVALFLVVPEVPGYAPIGPVLEGAGLYWAAVAYFLYQIFVSAAIGAAIAYMAYQAIARLGLYRSPYTQILGLAMAFGGYVVGEFLGASGFLVVTVIGLILGNHREFFRKENSRVDDAVERNMEFNDVLSTFSVIFIFVLLGASLDLTGLEWKTIVVSLLVALFVIFVARPLASLVILPFTGLRRYLFVSLEGPKGAVAASMAILPVVLGRVYGSHELVEWGELILSAGLMTVLLSMLLESAWVSPLREKLLG from the coding sequence ATGCCGGGGATTCCGAGCTTTGAATTTGGAATAGAGACCATCGCCCTCGCTTCACTGGTAGTTCTTCTCTCGGGCATACTGGCGATGCTCATCAGCAGGAAGACGAAGTTTCCCTACACTCCCCTTCTCGTCCTCCTCGGCGTTCTTGTGGGGCCCGTCCTCAGTCTCATTCTCCCTCACACCGCCAGGGTGCTCTTCTACTACGTCCGCGCCTTCGGTCTCTTTCTGGTTCTCTTCGCGGCAGGGTTTGACCTCAAGCTCCACGTTCTCAGGCGGCACAAGCTCGTCATAACACTCCTCGATACGGCCGGCCTTCTTGGGACTGCACTCCTCGCCGGCTGGTTCTTTTCCTGGGCTTTCCACGTCCCCCTCTCGGTCGGCTTTCTCTTCGGGGCCATCGTCTCTGGAACGGACCCCGCGACCCTTATACCCCTCTTCAGGGAGCACGAGGTTCCCGAGGACGTCGAGACGATAATAATCTCCGAGTCGATATTCAACGGCCCCCTTGCGATAATCCTCACGATGGTGGCGCTCTTCCTGGTTGTTCCAGAGGTTCCGGGCTACGCTCCCATCGGGCCCGTTCTGGAGGGTGCGGGGCTGTACTGGGCGGCCGTGGCCTACTTCCTTTACCAGATATTCGTCTCGGCGGCCATTGGAGCGGCCATAGCCTACATGGCGTACCAGGCCATAGCGAGGCTTGGCCTCTACAGAAGCCCCTACACCCAGATACTCGGTCTGGCGATGGCCTTCGGGGGCTACGTTGTCGGGGAGTTCCTGGGGGCATCGGGCTTCCTCGTCGTTACCGTCATAGGTCTCATCCTTGGAAACCACCGCGAGTTCTTCAGGAAGGAAAACAGCAGGGTGGACGATGCGGTGGAGAGGAACATGGAGTTCAACGACGTCCTCTCGACATTCTCGGTCATATTCATCTTCGTGCTCCTCGGTGCAAGCCTCGACCTCACCGGCCTGGAGTGGAAAACGATAGTGGTATCGCTCCTCGTGGCCCTCTTCGTCATCTTCGTCGCCAGGCCGCTGGCTTCCCTCGTCATCCTGCCCTTCACCGGCCTCAGGAGGTACCTCTTCGTATCCCTGGAGGGCCCGAAGGGTGCCGTTGCCGCGAGCATGGCCATACTGCCCGTCGTCCTCGGGAGGGTCTACGGCAGCCATGAGCTTGTTGAGTGGGGGGAGCTGATACTGAGCGCCGGGCTGATGACGGTTCTGCTCTCAATGTTGCTGGAATCCGCGTGGGTTTCTCCCCTCAGGGAGAAACTGCTGGGTTAG